TGTCTCTATCCTAACTATATTATCCTTCCACAGTTGATTTTCTCTTGACCAATCTATATCTATTAATTGAGCTATCTTTGCTTCATCAAAACAATTTTCTGCTGAAGAATAAGTATGGTATAGTAAGCGTCCTAGAACTTCTAGTCCAACACTAGTTCCTAATAAGCAATCTTCCTTAAATTCAGCGACATCTTCAATAGTCAGTTCTTCTGTTGGGGTATCATAAACATATTCCGTATTACTACATCTTGAGAAAAAGTTGCTCAGGCAAACTACTAAAGCGTCAGATGCTTGGTAGACATCTATTCCTTTTAAAGGGTCATTGATACTATTAGCAAAGCTACAACTGACTAGTTTAGATATATAACTAGTAGTATAAATTAGCTTTTGTTTTGTAGTAGGACTGCTTTTAATTTTTTCCGTCTTGTCTTTGAACATTGGAACTCTATTAATCAATTCCTTGGTAATTCCTACACAACCAGAAAATTCTCCAAAGGATAATATCAGCGATTTATCTAATGCTTTTGTTTGAGCCATATCACGGAAGTCTTTCTGGCATTGGCGATGATCTCCCTCTAGCACCAACGTTATGGGAAAATCATCTTCTGCAATTAAATAACCATTGTTACTTTCGATTAACTCATGTATTGCCCGTTTCCGGTGCTGTCCATCAGTAATATCTAATTTAACTCCACGATTAATTACAACTAAACAAATGCCACGACCAAATTCAATAATTTTTATATCTTCTGGATTGACATTAGCAGTTAAAGTCCCAACAATCCAAGGCTTATTTTTTTGTGAATTTTCAATGATGTAATCTTTAATTTCTTCTGCATGCCCTTTTACTTCTGGTCGATTTTTTCCGGAATCAGGGTCGTTATTTGTCGAAGGTTTGGTTTGTAACAAACCAGAAAAATCTCTAGCTGGTACATTGATTTGTAGCATTGTTCTTTGACCCTGTTTCAGGATTAAACCTGGATAACATCTTTCTCGATAATACTTTGAGAAAAACGGTTCAATGAATGTACGAAACTGAGTTTGTTCTTCTGGGGTAATGTTATCTATACTGTTCATAAGATTGAATTACTGAGTATTTCGGAAAATTTTCCTCGTAGACTTACATAGCATAATATCCCAAAAAAAATAATCATAACTCAGTAATAACCGTATGTTTGAAATAGAAGTACTAACTTAAAATTTCTGGAAGTCCAACTTTTTTCGGCTCCACAAACTTACCCTCAAAACTAATAGTTCTGTTTTCAAATGTTCTGCATTTTGCTAAATCCTTCCTTAATTCTGCACGCTCCATCTGTTCTTGAATTCCTCCCAAAATATACACCAGTAACCTTGCAGCTAATTCTTTCCCAGATACTTGTATCCTTCTCTTGTTAGGATCATATAGGATTCCATACCATAAAGATTGAGGAAACTCTATAGCAGTAAAACCGCCCTTTTGATCGAATATCCGCAGTTTCTTGAATATGTCTTCTAATGTAAAACCTTTTTGAAAAACTAAGATACCTAATGCTTGTGCAAGGGCAATTTGTCCTACCGGACGAAACAACATATTTCCTTCCCCTTCGTCCTTTTCAAAACTAAAACGACGCAGGGAGGGAGTATCCGCATGTTCAATAATTTGATAGCTTGGGAGACTGGCTAAACAGTCAAATAATTGGTTAAATTTATCTATTCCTTCCGATAGCTCTTCATCATCGGGACGCAGGGGAACTAAACTTTTATCTATCGCTTTCCAGTGAGGAAATTTATGCCCTAAATAACGTTCTGACATCTCAGTTAACGCTTGCAAAGTGGTTAAAACTGTAGATTTAGTTGCAATCGTAGCACTATTCCAATTAACACGAGGATTTCTCTTATCTCGTTGTTTTAATAAAGGATGGGTGACAGCAATTTTTCTAGCAATAATGGCAAAACCATTATCTTCATTTAACTGTGCTAATTGTCCCTTACTCAGGGGAGTTGCCATCAAATTCACATGAACAAAAATTGAACGTACTCTTTTTCTGGCTTCCTCACGGGTTTCTCCTGCAACTACAGCAGAAATAAATTCTATCCCAATGGTTTCTTGAGGTAAATTTTGAATATCAGTGAGTTTAATGGAGAACTTCTCTATTAAATCTTCTAATTTGAGATTTGTCTCATAGGTTGTTTTATCTTTCCGATATCTAGGAATTTCACCAGTTTTAAGTAATTCAATTAATCCTTGCACCCCCATCAACCGATGTTGACCATCTAAAGCGTATATTGTCAAGTCTGTTTGTAAATTAATTAACCCAAATTTTTCTCGAATATCAAGGGGAGTAAAGGCGATCGCGGATTTTTTTGCCCTACCTTTTTTATCCCATTCCTTTGCTTTGGGATTATCTACCCAAGATGGACTAACTACAACTAATACAGGTGGAAATTTATGATGTTTACGAGTTGCTAAATATTGTACCAGGGATATTTGCCGTGACCAATCTAGGGGACGCTGCTGAATTTCATCAATAGTCTCAGCATCAATGTCAATATTTCCTGACTGGGAATTATACTTGCGGTGTAATAGGGGTAAACTAGAAGCAAATTTAACTTGGTTAGCAAACCATTCTAAAGTAACAGAACTGACATAAGCTTCTGTTCCCCCCATATTCGTTTTTTGTACTAGAATTTTTTGATTGTCATCTAAATACTGATTGAGCAAAGATTTTATCCTTTCTTCCTCAGAATCATCAAGATGGGAATACTGAGTTGTGGTAGATGTGATATTGTCCGCACTAATACTTTCCATGGGAGTTTTCTAAGGGCATAGAATGTAACATATGATAACTATATATGAAGTTGATTCTGGATTTAGGAAGTTTTTAAAAACCGTAATATGTACAATTTTATGCAGTATTATAGGATGTCGGCGTATTCTATTGCATTTTCAGAATCACGGGAGTTAGGTCAAAACTCATGACAACAGTTCAAAAATCAGATAAGAAAAATCAAAATCAACGCACTGTTGCAGAGTTTGTAGAAGATGTAGAACTACTGACTCAGGAAATTCAAGATTTATATTGTTTAGATGCTATTCCCTGGGTAATTGGAGTCTCATGGGGAAAAGATAGCTCCGCTATTTTGCAACT
The Calothrix sp. 336/3 DNA segment above includes these coding regions:
- a CDS encoding DNA sulfur modification protein DndB, giving the protein MNSIDNITPEEQTQFRTFIEPFFSKYYRERCYPGLILKQGQRTMLQINVPARDFSGLLQTKPSTNNDPDSGKNRPEVKGHAEEIKDYIIENSQKNKPWIVGTLTANVNPEDIKIIEFGRGICLVVINRGVKLDITDGQHRKRAIHELIESNNGYLIAEDDFPITLVLEGDHRQCQKDFRDMAQTKALDKSLILSFGEFSGCVGITKELINRVPMFKDKTEKIKSSPTTKQKLIYTTSYISKLVSCSFANSINDPLKGIDVYQASDALVVCLSNFFSRCSNTEYVYDTPTEELTIEDVAEFKEDCLLGTSVGLEVLGRLLYHTYSSAENCFDEAKIAQLIDIDWSRENQLWKDNIVRIETNPKNIDKPYKISASVGAVADAVKAVKITLGWF
- a CDS encoding DGQHR domain-containing protein, whose translation is MESISADNITSTTTQYSHLDDSEEERIKSLLNQYLDDNQKILVQKTNMGGTEAYVSSVTLEWFANQVKFASSLPLLHRKYNSQSGNIDIDAETIDEIQQRPLDWSRQISLVQYLATRKHHKFPPVLVVVSPSWVDNPKAKEWDKKGRAKKSAIAFTPLDIREKFGLINLQTDLTIYALDGQHRLMGVQGLIELLKTGEIPRYRKDKTTYETNLKLEDLIEKFSIKLTDIQNLPQETIGIEFISAVVAGETREEARKRVRSIFVHVNLMATPLSKGQLAQLNEDNGFAIIARKIAVTHPLLKQRDKRNPRVNWNSATIATKSTVLTTLQALTEMSERYLGHKFPHWKAIDKSLVPLRPDDEELSEGIDKFNQLFDCLASLPSYQIIEHADTPSLRRFSFEKDEGEGNMLFRPVGQIALAQALGILVFQKGFTLEDIFKKLRIFDQKGGFTAIEFPQSLWYGILYDPNKRRIQVSGKELAARLLVYILGGIQEQMERAELRKDLAKCRTFENRTISFEGKFVEPKKVGLPEILS